Genomic DNA from Myxococcales bacterium:
ACGCCTCGCGGCGCGACTGCACGTAGTCCAGATAGAGGTTGAGGTTCGCCGCGGCGGCAGGCAGCCCGCTGCCCGCGGGTTTGGTCGCCGCAAGCAAGGCCTGCGTTTCGTGGGCCAGGCCCGCGACATATAGGGAGCGCTTGGAGGGGAAGTAGTGAAACACCAACCCCTTGGAGATGCCGAGCCGCGCCGCGAAGTCGTCCATGTTGACCGCTTCGTAGGGCGTCTTGGCAAACACCTTGATCGCCTCGGCGAGAATTTGCTGCCGGCGCGCGGCGGTGGGCAGCCGGTCGCGCGACCTCGCGGCTCGCGGCGGGGCCTTGCGCAAGGTCAACTTCGCCATCGTTGGATGATGATAACTTTGCTATTGACTGAAAGACAATAGGCTGTCACGGTTAATTGACTGGAGGTCAATATGGTAACAACCGCAGCAACCCACGACGAAACCGCAACGGCCCCACGGCGCATCACTGTTCGTCGCCCGGTGTTTGGCTTTGACGGCGTGCCCAAGGCGTGGCTGAACAACAGCGTGGTGGCGTCGCACATCGCAAATGGTGTCAGCATCTTGTTTCCGCTCGGCGAACGATCGTTTGTGCGCGCGGTGCACGACTGCCTGCCATTGCTTAAAGACCGGCCCGAGCTCGCCGCGCAAGCCAAGCTGTTTTTTGCTCAGGAAGGCGCGCACTCGGCCGCGCACGAGGATCACACCGATATGTTGCGCGCGCAGGGCTACGACCTCGATGGGCTGCTCGCGGCGTATGCGCAGTACCATCGCCTCACCCAGCGTTTGCCGCGAACATTTCGCCTCGCGGTCAC
This window encodes:
- a CDS encoding TetR/AcrR family transcriptional regulator; this encodes MAKLTLRKAPPRAARSRDRLPTAARRQQILAEAIKVFAKTPYEAVNMDDFAARLGISKGLVFHYFPSKRSLYVAGLAHETQALLAATKPAGSGLPAAAANLNLYLDYVQSRREAFLYLMRGSEAADPSIAAIMGDMRRQYMQRVCDHLQALGMRADLDDPRVRVATRGWVGLCEIATADWLRHGDPGKAQLLEYLLRMLAATVETIASHDEPPKRRPHLRHKPLHDGG